A genomic stretch from Hydrogenimonas urashimensis includes:
- a CDS encoding ATP-binding protein, protein MQQNITLSIPNNIKYLPMAMHVIEEAAHIAEIGQKEIVDIVAASRELLFNAIRHAYPKNLDGMIDIDILFHPHGIQISVHDMGQPFDFDSYMKSERTGGLKRIVDYVDELRFSNLGRKGKSFTIFKSHPMEFDDITFQPYSDLEDESPASLKPASIQIRDYECGDEESISRLIYNNYTYSYYKSLFYYPRRIRELNENGEIASVVAETREGKIVGHFALVMIPDANIAEIGVAVVHPDYKGKGIMNAMLDRVQQRARELKLDAIFGEALMLHPFSQRANLRHGFGESALLLGIVPNTVSLTDPNAVRTQKRAAVLIGYKILNGVKKRKIFLPSDYRDLVRLIYANNELRIEEAQMQKPREYNSITWELSEYTQCGTLVIDWVSEDFAHVVRHHLHILYRKHVDMIFADINLMKCGCIDEVVKVLKEEGFAFSGVLFYRKGKDDYLRLQMPNSDNVETKQIVCHTDFCSELLHRINGEIEAF, encoded by the coding sequence ATGCAGCAGAATATCACCCTCAGCATTCCCAACAATATCAAATATCTCCCGATGGCGATGCATGTGATCGAGGAGGCCGCGCATATCGCGGAAATCGGCCAGAAAGAGATTGTCGACATCGTGGCGGCGAGCCGCGAACTGCTTTTCAACGCCATCCGCCACGCCTACCCGAAAAACCTCGACGGGATGATCGACATCGATATCCTCTTCCATCCCCACGGTATCCAGATCAGCGTCCACGACATGGGGCAGCCCTTCGATTTCGACAGTTACATGAAATCGGAGCGTACCGGAGGTCTCAAACGGATCGTGGACTATGTGGACGAGCTTCGCTTCTCCAATCTTGGCCGAAAGGGCAAATCCTTCACGATTTTCAAATCGCATCCCATGGAGTTCGACGACATCACCTTCCAGCCCTACTCCGACCTCGAAGACGAATCGCCGGCATCACTGAAACCCGCATCGATCCAGATAAGAGATTACGAATGCGGCGACGAAGAGTCGATCAGCCGTCTCATCTACAACAACTATACCTACAGCTACTACAAGTCACTCTTCTACTATCCGAGGAGAATACGGGAACTCAACGAAAACGGAGAGATCGCGTCGGTCGTGGCCGAAACGAGAGAAGGGAAGATCGTCGGCCACTTCGCTCTCGTCATGATCCCCGATGCCAACATCGCGGAGATCGGCGTGGCGGTGGTGCATCCGGACTACAAGGGCAAAGGCATCATGAACGCCATGCTCGATCGGGTCCAGCAGCGTGCCAGGGAACTGAAGCTCGACGCGATCTTCGGAGAGGCGCTGATGCTTCACCCTTTCAGCCAGCGCGCCAACCTCCGTCACGGATTCGGTGAAAGCGCCCTGCTTCTTGGAATAGTTCCCAATACTGTCTCGCTGACCGATCCCAATGCCGTCCGCACACAGAAACGGGCCGCCGTCCTGATCGGCTACAAAATTCTCAACGGTGTCAAAAAACGGAAAATTTTCCTGCCGTCAGACTATCGGGACCTTGTACGCCTCATCTATGCGAACAACGAACTTCGGATCGAAGAGGCCCAAATGCAAAAACCCCGGGAATACAACAGCATCACATGGGAACTCAGCGAATACACACAGTGCGGAACACTGGTGATCGACTGGGTGTCGGAAGACTTCGCCCATGTCGTTCGCCATCATCTGCACATCCTCTACAGAAAGCATGTGGACATGATCTTCGCCGATATCAATCTTATGAAGTGCGGCTGTATCGACGAGGTGGTCAAAGTGCTTAAAGAGGAGGGGTTCGCTTTCAGCGGGGTGCTCTTCTATCGGAAAGGGAAAGATGACTATCTGCGGCTCCAGATGCCCAACAGCGACAATGTGGAGACGAAACAGATCGTCTGCCACACCGATTTCTGCAGCGAATTGCTGCACAGAATCAACGGGGAGATCGAAGCGTTTTGA
- a CDS encoding amidohydrolase: MGINEQIKKEVDTLFERIVNIRHDIHQNPELSGKEKETNLLLRSILEAEGISFKRFENHYGLVADIVKDPALPTVAIRGDMDALPMPENSDKPYASKKEGIMHACGHDAHTATALGCALVLNRIKEKLPGNVRIIFQPAEEILEGGSNQMIEDGALEGVSAIFGLHVYPYLRTGQIGYKYGVMMASADTFSFDIYGKTAHGARPHEGIDAVLVAAMVINSLNHIVSRRIDPLHPAVISMGKIEGGNAPNIICDFVTVAGTVRTVNESVRRKIPEMMETTIKGICTAMDAKYHFNYQFGPPELTNNDHMVDIVKAAAEEVVGKEGLVDLVDPVMGGEDFSRYLQIVPGAFFRLGVCNEEKGTCVPQHNTRFDVDDDALTIGMKILCLSAVKALREAKG, encoded by the coding sequence ATGGGCATCAATGAGCAGATCAAAAAAGAGGTGGACACACTTTTTGAGCGAATCGTGAACATTCGCCACGATATTCACCAAAATCCGGAGCTTTCCGGTAAAGAGAAAGAGACCAACCTCCTTTTGCGTTCCATATTGGAGGCGGAGGGCATCTCTTTCAAAAGGTTCGAAAACCATTACGGCCTCGTGGCTGACATCGTCAAAGATCCCGCTCTTCCCACGGTCGCCATTCGGGGCGATATGGACGCGCTCCCGATGCCCGAAAACAGCGACAAACCCTACGCATCGAAAAAAGAGGGGATCATGCATGCGTGCGGCCATGACGCCCATACCGCCACGGCTCTTGGCTGCGCCCTGGTACTCAACCGCATCAAAGAGAAGCTGCCGGGCAACGTGCGCATCATTTTCCAGCCCGCCGAAGAGATTCTCGAAGGGGGCAGCAACCAGATGATCGAAGACGGAGCGCTGGAGGGTGTCTCCGCCATCTTCGGCCTGCATGTCTACCCCTATCTTCGCACAGGTCAGATCGGTTACAAATATGGCGTGATGATGGCATCAGCCGACACTTTCAGCTTCGACATCTATGGCAAGACGGCCCACGGTGCCAGGCCCCACGAAGGCATCGACGCGGTGCTGGTGGCGGCCATGGTCATCAACTCCCTCAACCATATCGTCAGCCGGCGCATCGACCCCCTCCACCCGGCCGTCATCTCCATGGGAAAAATCGAAGGGGGAAACGCACCCAACATTATCTGCGACTTCGTCACGGTCGCCGGCACAGTCCGTACCGTCAACGAGTCGGTACGCAGAAAGATTCCCGAAATGATGGAGACGACGATCAAGGGAATCTGTACCGCCATGGATGCCAAATACCACTTCAACTACCAATTCGGCCCGCCGGAACTGACCAACAACGACCACATGGTGGATATCGTCAAAGCCGCGGCCGAAGAGGTGGTGGGAAAAGAAGGACTCGTGGATCTGGTGGATCCGGTCATGGGCGGGGAGGACTTCTCCCGCTACCTGCAGATCGTTCCCGGCGCCTTCTTTCGGCTCGGCGTCTGCAACGAGGAGAAGGGAACCTGCGTTCCGCAGCACAATACGCGGTTTGACGTGGACGACGACGCGCTGACGATCGGCATGAAAATTCTATGCCTCAGCGCCGTCAAAGCGCTCAGGGAAGCGAAGGGATAG
- a CDS encoding LPP20 family lipoprotein, producing the protein MKKIACFLFVALFFFGGCAEHTHQRAARKPLTAPVWYLNPPPNNREWLYGTGEGETMEEATRHALSNLLARIRVTVSSTYRSREYSHRDVYEHTFKESTYDIETTVEKVPVTHYETLRSERLAWNRYITQVGIHRDDFTKSLLKEVSGQIKEAEANWNAPNDASGLSRFKQAKRLKEMYEKILPELMILAALDPAYEPLYRNVTERKLFFIRKEKEAKEHLRFCIEPVRNSDFLPFAKTVAAALAQRGFALTQKPPCPNGALRVALDPTLSYDRIHGFYIVKGTVDLKLSNGGEKTVEEGMRYPIKGVSSKSRKAALLQASKSFEKSLEKRFFLP; encoded by the coding sequence ATGAAAAAAATCGCCTGTTTCCTCTTTGTCGCACTCTTTTTTTTCGGTGGCTGCGCCGAGCACACACACCAAAGAGCCGCCCGAAAACCGCTCACCGCTCCGGTGTGGTATCTCAACCCTCCGCCGAACAACCGGGAGTGGCTCTACGGCACCGGCGAAGGAGAAACGATGGAAGAGGCGACACGACACGCTCTTTCGAACCTCCTGGCACGCATCCGGGTCACCGTCTCCTCCACCTACAGATCGCGGGAATACTCCCACCGGGATGTCTATGAACACACCTTCAAAGAGAGCACCTACGACATCGAAACGACGGTCGAAAAAGTGCCTGTGACACATTATGAAACCTTGCGAAGCGAACGTCTGGCCTGGAACCGTTACATCACCCAGGTCGGAATCCATCGCGATGATTTTACAAAATCGCTTCTGAAGGAGGTTTCCGGGCAGATCAAAGAAGCCGAAGCGAATTGGAACGCCCCAAACGACGCCAGCGGGCTGTCGCGATTCAAACAGGCAAAACGCTTGAAAGAGATGTACGAAAAGATTCTCCCCGAACTGATGATACTCGCGGCCCTGGACCCTGCCTATGAGCCGCTCTATCGAAACGTGACGGAACGCAAACTCTTTTTCATCCGCAAAGAGAAAGAGGCCAAAGAGCACTTACGGTTCTGCATCGAGCCGGTTCGAAACAGCGATTTTCTCCCTTTCGCCAAAACGGTGGCGGCCGCTCTCGCGCAACGGGGCTTTGCCCTCACGCAGAAGCCTCCCTGCCCGAATGGGGCTCTTCGTGTAGCCCTCGACCCCACCCTCTCTTACGACAGAATCCATGGATTTTACATCGTCAAAGGCACGGTCGACCTGAAACTTTCCAATGGCGGCGAAAAAACGGTGGAAGAAGGGATGCGATATCCCATCAAAGGCGTCTCATCCAAAAGCCGCAAAGCGGCACTTCTTCAAGCGTCGAAATCTTTCGAAAAGAGTCTCGAAAAGAGATTTTTTCTCCCCTGA
- a CDS encoding CsgG/HfaB family protein gives MKLVALALVFLVFTGCSKTVRIASLQPAEIDRAAGAKRIAVYTFRHDTVGLTEKIETKAAAARVDGKPWFTVISRGDLSKILEELRLQESGLADEEQVVEAGKLLGATALITGSVTAADAEDSYYTEKRFECLDKKCKEYNIFDVSCMERSAVVSAHIRLVDIAKGEVLFADTLKRSRHWNRCFDSSTHIPTKGEALDLLANEIADHFIQRLTPHYTYHEVELLEEPDIDYSAEEKKLLKNALTFIEHGRYDKAEQLLGELLRSTGEQSYVAAYDLGVVKETKGELEAARSLYLLADRNCPEPNETIDAAIVRIQQSIRAKESALKQMNQ, from the coding sequence ATGAAGCTTGTCGCTCTCGCTCTCGTGTTTCTTGTTTTCACAGGATGCTCGAAAACGGTCCGTATCGCCTCTTTGCAGCCGGCCGAGATCGACCGGGCCGCCGGCGCGAAGCGGATTGCGGTGTACACATTCAGGCATGACACGGTCGGCTTGACGGAAAAAATCGAAACGAAAGCGGCAGCCGCCAGGGTGGACGGCAAGCCATGGTTTACCGTCATAAGCCGCGGCGACCTCAGCAAAATTCTCGAAGAGCTACGTCTGCAGGAGTCGGGACTCGCCGACGAGGAACAGGTGGTCGAGGCCGGGAAGCTGCTGGGTGCCACCGCGCTCATTACCGGATCGGTCACCGCTGCGGATGCGGAAGACAGTTACTACACCGAAAAGAGATTCGAATGTCTCGACAAAAAGTGCAAGGAATACAACATCTTCGATGTCTCCTGCATGGAGCGAAGCGCCGTGGTCTCCGCGCATATCCGTCTGGTGGACATCGCCAAAGGAGAAGTCCTCTTCGCCGATACGTTGAAACGCTCCAGACACTGGAACCGCTGTTTTGACTCCAGCACGCACATTCCAACAAAAGGTGAAGCGCTCGATCTGCTTGCGAACGAAATCGCCGATCACTTCATTCAGCGCCTGACGCCCCATTACACCTATCACGAGGTCGAACTTCTGGAGGAACCGGACATCGACTATTCCGCCGAAGAGAAAAAGCTTCTGAAAAACGCTCTGACGTTTATCGAACACGGCCGTTACGACAAAGCGGAACAGCTGCTCGGCGAACTGCTGCGCAGTACGGGGGAACAGAGCTATGTCGCAGCGTACGATCTCGGCGTGGTGAAGGAGACAAAAGGAGAGCTCGAAGCGGCGCGTTCACTCTATCTCCTGGCCGACAGAAACTGCCCGGAACCCAACGAAACGATCGACGCGGCGATTGTGCGTATCCAACAGTCGATCCGTGCGAAAGAGAGTGCCCTGAAGCAGATGAACCAATGA
- a CDS encoding LPP20 family lipoprotein translates to MRYAKPLIATMIVLAFFAGCSSKKPEPEQIQSECTIHGKEAPKWVCGLHHDDAYYAAVGTAQIGKLGFGFARKEALADARSNLAHQIILDVKARTTQFARSTGVGEQETVERVVENVSKQVSRVTLHDSQQAAYWEHPEDGSIYVLVKVDKKSVDEAARQAIISSYKNNDALWQQFQAKQALKELDKEFPENR, encoded by the coding sequence ATGCGTTATGCCAAACCATTAATCGCCACCATGATCGTTCTGGCATTTTTTGCCGGATGCAGTTCCAAAAAACCCGAACCGGAACAGATTCAGAGCGAATGTACGATCCATGGCAAAGAGGCACCCAAATGGGTATGCGGACTGCATCATGACGATGCATACTATGCGGCGGTCGGTACGGCGCAGATCGGCAAACTCGGTTTCGGTTTCGCCCGCAAAGAAGCACTGGCCGATGCCCGCTCCAATCTGGCCCATCAGATCATTCTGGATGTGAAAGCCAGAACCACACAGTTCGCCCGATCGACAGGGGTCGGTGAACAAGAGACGGTGGAACGTGTCGTCGAAAACGTTTCGAAACAGGTCTCCCGCGTAACCCTTCACGATTCACAGCAGGCCGCCTACTGGGAGCATCCCGAAGACGGCTCGATCTATGTGCTTGTGAAAGTGGACAAAAAGAGTGTGGACGAAGCCGCCCGCCAGGCGATCATCAGCAGCTACAAAAACAACGATGCGCTCTGGCAGCAGTTCCAGGCCAAACAGGCGCTCAAAGAGCTTGATAAAGAGTTCCCAGAAAATCGATGA
- a CDS encoding asparaginase domain-containing protein, translated as MERVRIINTGGTFNKRYDPVAGRLFVPADDRAVEAALASLRANRTLFLGGAIYKDSLEMDDADRDLLCEMAAETKEDAIVIVHGTDTMKKSAEALAGWPGVAGKKRVVLTGAMVPFSIDPTEATANLVSAVTAAGFLDPGVYIAMHGLVLPWRKIRKNREAGRFERVE; from the coding sequence ATGGAAAGAGTACGGATTATCAATACGGGCGGGACCTTCAACAAGCGGTACGATCCGGTGGCCGGCCGGCTTTTCGTTCCGGCGGACGACCGGGCGGTGGAAGCGGCGCTGGCCTCTTTGCGAGCCAACCGGACGTTGTTTCTTGGCGGAGCGATCTACAAGGACAGTCTGGAGATGGACGATGCCGACCGTGATCTGCTGTGCGAAATGGCCGCGGAAACGAAAGAGGATGCCATCGTCATCGTCCACGGCACCGACACGATGAAAAAAAGCGCCGAAGCGCTGGCCGGATGGCCGGGAGTCGCCGGGAAGAAGCGGGTGGTGCTGACAGGGGCGATGGTCCCTTTTTCGATCGATCCTACCGAAGCGACGGCCAATCTCGTCTCGGCCGTGACGGCGGCGGGATTTCTCGACCCCGGGGTCTACATCGCGATGCACGGATTGGTGCTTCCATGGCGGAAGATACGGAAAAACCGTGAAGCGGGACGTTTCGAAAGGGTCGAGTGA
- a CDS encoding PD-(D/E)XK nuclease family protein: MECIVFSTHRRIRDFVAAHDNTLLPKLYTMDEFLRRTVVVPGRVFVDEASRVLYLYRAIETLDISRLGFDKNFLSFVKNSEFVFRFFEELHAEQVPIEKLKEVDLYAEYEEHLQILQAIFQRYTTLLEKEGLVDRAAVGAYRLNEKFLRQFERIDIHVDGYLSRFETGVLERIETPLFLHFVTTPFNSKLIERLGLEESVATNRRCTLDWRRKVIVEEERLPALRSDAIDLAAFEERIDQVAYVLRKVEAFIEAGADPDRVAVILPDEDFAEYLKLFDPLKNFNFAMGTPFVQSRYYRRLADLYDALADRSASAKEKMAKDELTEAFSRVSDFTSFLAFLQEVPMRPQELEAIDEALFSFKKFGPLLGHATPLQLLHTWLQRLEPLSLDDVGGGRITVMGLLESRGKTFDGVVIVDFNEEVVPKVSEKDLFLNSAIRRHAGMPTRKDKENLQKNYYYRLLQNSGRAALCCVRNEESLPSRFLAELGLGDPTVENGRYRAIIAPRSTSPVRYAAPLSGPNPFRSKPELTPTKLKDWLECPRRFHYRYLLEIRSEREEEKVVGTLIHEALEAAALSKTELLSPEGYFEFLIDHIYRGSRDILQRFEISLTWEERLERFCRADYDELLSFHQVALEEWIEVTYGGFRLSSRADRIDLGEDVVRLIDYKTTKHLDKTLSDANDFQLLFYWLWAKETFPGHRVEAIYYDLYNVKKQKIDLHGKAEELDRVLAVLNERETFDYPMTDDLKMCRYCDYKTACGRE, translated from the coding sequence ATGGAGTGCATCGTCTTTTCGACCCACCGCCGGATACGCGATTTTGTGGCGGCGCACGACAATACGCTGCTGCCGAAACTCTACACGATGGATGAATTTCTGCGGCGGACGGTCGTGGTGCCGGGCCGGGTGTTCGTGGATGAAGCGAGCCGGGTGCTCTACCTCTACCGGGCCATCGAAACCCTCGACATTTCCCGGCTCGGCTTCGATAAAAATTTTCTGAGCTTCGTAAAAAATTCGGAGTTCGTCTTCCGTTTTTTCGAGGAGCTTCATGCCGAACAGGTGCCGATCGAAAAACTCAAAGAGGTCGATCTTTATGCCGAATACGAGGAGCATCTGCAGATTCTGCAGGCGATTTTCCAACGGTACACGACCCTGTTGGAGAAAGAGGGGCTCGTGGACAGGGCGGCGGTTGGCGCCTATCGGCTCAATGAAAAATTTCTGAGGCAGTTTGAGCGGATCGACATCCATGTCGACGGCTATCTGAGCCGGTTCGAGACGGGGGTGCTGGAGCGGATCGAAACGCCTCTGTTCCTCCATTTCGTCACCACCCCTTTCAATAGCAAGCTGATTGAACGTCTCGGTCTTGAAGAATCTGTGGCGACGAACCGGCGCTGCACCCTCGACTGGCGGCGAAAAGTGATCGTCGAAGAGGAGAGGCTTCCGGCGCTTCGAAGCGATGCGATCGATCTGGCCGCTTTCGAAGAGCGGATTGACCAGGTGGCTTACGTGCTTCGGAAGGTGGAGGCTTTTATCGAAGCGGGCGCCGACCCCGACCGGGTCGCCGTCATTCTGCCCGACGAGGATTTTGCCGAATATCTGAAGCTTTTCGATCCGCTGAAGAATTTCAATTTCGCCATGGGGACCCCCTTTGTACAGAGCCGCTACTATCGCAGGCTGGCGGATCTTTATGATGCCCTTGCGGACCGGAGTGCAAGCGCGAAGGAGAAAATGGCCAAAGACGAGCTGACGGAAGCTTTTTCACGGGTGAGTGATTTTACGTCGTTTCTGGCGTTTCTGCAGGAGGTTCCGATGCGGCCTCAGGAGCTGGAAGCGATCGACGAGGCGCTCTTTTCGTTCAAAAAGTTCGGCCCGCTTCTTGGGCACGCCACCCCCCTGCAGCTGCTGCACACGTGGCTTCAGCGTCTCGAACCGCTCTCTTTGGACGATGTGGGAGGCGGCAGGATCACGGTGATGGGGCTTCTGGAGAGCCGGGGAAAAACTTTCGACGGCGTGGTGATCGTCGACTTCAACGAGGAGGTGGTGCCCAAGGTGAGCGAAAAAGACCTCTTTCTCAACAGTGCCATCCGCCGCCATGCCGGCATGCCGACACGAAAGGACAAGGAGAATCTCCAGAAAAACTACTACTACCGACTTCTTCAAAACAGCGGGCGGGCGGCCCTGTGCTGCGTCAGAAACGAAGAGAGCCTGCCAAGCCGGTTTCTGGCGGAGCTGGGGCTGGGCGATCCTACGGTGGAGAATGGCCGCTATCGTGCCATTATCGCTCCACGCTCCACATCGCCTGTGAGGTACGCTGCCCCGCTATCAGGACCCAACCCGTTTAGAAGTAAACCGGAGCTGACACCGACGAAACTCAAAGACTGGCTGGAGTGTCCCCGGCGTTTCCACTACCGCTATCTGCTGGAAATCAGGTCGGAGCGCGAGGAGGAGAAGGTGGTGGGCACACTGATACACGAGGCCCTCGAAGCGGCCGCGCTGAGCAAAACGGAGCTTCTCTCGCCCGAGGGCTATTTCGAATTTCTGATCGATCACATCTACCGCGGCAGCAGGGATATTCTGCAGCGTTTCGAAATCTCGCTGACCTGGGAGGAGCGGCTCGAGCGGTTCTGCCGGGCCGATTACGACGAACTGCTCTCCTTTCATCAGGTGGCGCTGGAGGAGTGGATCGAAGTGACCTACGGCGGTTTCAGGCTCTCAAGCCGGGCCGACCGCATCGATCTGGGGGAGGATGTGGTCCGCCTCATCGATTACAAAACGACGAAACATCTGGACAAAACACTCTCCGATGCCAACGACTTCCAGCTTCTTTTCTACTGGCTCTGGGCGAAAGAGACGTTTCCCGGGCATCGGGTCGAAGCGATCTACTACGACCTTTACAACGTAAAAAAGCAGAAGATCGATCTGCACGGGAAGGCGGAGGAGCTCGACAGAGTGCTGGCAGTGCTCAATGAGCGTGAAACTTTCGACTACCCGATGACCGACGATTTGAAAATGTGCAGATACTGTGATTACAAAACAGCGTGCGGAAGAGAATAG